A single window of Streptomyces sudanensis DNA harbors:
- a CDS encoding LysR family transcriptional regulator: MLPDIDPRLLRAFAAVAEELHFTRAAARLHVAQQALSRDIRNLERRLGTELFARTTRQVALTPDGERLRPHAQAVLAAYGDLAAAFSGTGPRPLLVDLNSPGMSGGRVLDRARALVPDCELMARFESGLTGAAAEILAGRLDASFGRVAGLDPAVRARLAWQAVRYEPMAVILPEDHPLAGRDRIGLAALAGQALYAGAGNPRTREWTDLAALLFAGHGVRVAPPAPLAVGVEEFRRVMARSRTPVLAAVGFPPVPGTVLRPLVDPVPLSPVALVWRRGLEHPGLDALRTAAARLAAEEDWLAVPDGAWLPEADAALMRAG; the protein is encoded by the coding sequence GTGCTCCCCGACATCGACCCCCGGCTCCTGCGCGCCTTCGCCGCCGTCGCCGAGGAACTGCACTTCACCCGCGCCGCCGCCCGCCTCCACGTCGCCCAGCAGGCCCTCAGCCGCGACATCCGGAACCTGGAGCGGCGGCTCGGTACCGAGCTGTTCGCCCGCACCACCCGGCAGGTCGCCCTCACCCCCGACGGCGAGCGGCTCCGCCCGCACGCGCAGGCGGTCCTCGCCGCGTACGGCGACCTGGCGGCGGCCTTCTCCGGCACCGGGCCCCGCCCGCTCCTCGTGGACCTCAACTCGCCCGGCATGAGCGGCGGCCGGGTCCTGGACCGGGCCCGCGCGCTGGTGCCCGACTGCGAGCTGATGGCCCGCTTCGAGAGCGGACTGACCGGCGCCGCCGCCGAGATCCTCGCCGGCCGCCTCGACGCCTCCTTCGGCCGGGTCGCCGGCCTCGACCCGGCGGTCCGCGCCCGTCTCGCCTGGCAGGCCGTACGGTACGAGCCGATGGCCGTGATCCTGCCCGAGGACCACCCGCTCGCCGGCCGCGACCGGATCGGACTGGCCGCCCTCGCCGGGCAGGCGCTGTACGCCGGGGCGGGCAACCCCCGCACCCGCGAGTGGACCGACCTGGCCGCGCTGCTCTTCGCCGGGCACGGCGTCCGCGTCGCCCCGCCCGCGCCGCTCGCGGTCGGCGTGGAGGAGTTCCGCCGCGTCATGGCCAGGAGCCGCACCCCGGTCCTCGCCGCGGTCGGCTTCCCGCCCGTGCCGGGCACCGTCCTGCGCCCGCTCGTGGACCCCGTCCCCCTGTCGCCGGTGGCGCTCGTGTGGCGCAGGGGGCTGGAGCACCCCGGTCTGGACGCGCTCCGCACCGCCGCCGCCCGCCTCGCCGCCGAGGAGGACTGGCTCGCCGTGCCGGACGGGGCGTGGCTCCCGGAAGCGGACGCCGCCCTGATGCGCGCCGGGTGA